CGGAGGAGCATACGCGCCCTCGGAACGGGGCTCTGGGTGAGCTCGAGCCTCGACAGCAGGAGCTCGCAGAGGTCCTCCCAACGCCCCTCGTCGTGGAGAGCGCGCTCCTCGCCGTCGGCGTCGCTCTGCCAGGCGGGGGCTTGCGGCGGGAGGGACTTCGGTTTGTACGCGGGCGGACCGAGCACCGCCGTCGACTCGCGCCGCCCGGCCTCCGGTGCGTCGAGGTCGAGGGAGGGCAGCGGCTTCGCGAGGCCCGCACGCCGCTGCCCCGTGTCGGCGATGCCGCCGGCGAGCACCGCCGTGCCGTGCGAAGGCTCGGAGCGTTCGACCGAGCCTGGCAGGATGGCCGTACCTCGGGAGGGCCTGTCGTCTTCGGCGGCGGGCCCACGGAGCACGACGGTGCGCTGAGACGGGACCAGGTCCTCCGAGGGAACGAGCGAGGGGACGTCGGCCGCGGGCCACGCCGACGCCGGGCTCTCTCCCGTCGAATCCGGAGACGGTCCCTGCCTCCGCGAGCTCTCCGCGAAGTGCGCCGTCGCCGACTCGTCGACGAACGCCCGCGAGGCGCCGAGGCTCGCGAGGGACCGCTGCGGATCGGTCAGTAAGTCCTCGGGACCACCCGGGAATCCGAGGTCTGCATACGACCGGTTCGGATCGGTGAGGAGGTCCTCGGCGCCGCCGATGTCGGAGCCCACGACCGAAATCGTAGGCTCCCTCAGCGAGGGCGCGCGCGCCATCGTGGTGACCTCGGACGGCTCACCGACCGGGGGCTCGTCGTACGACTCGAAGTCGCCCGTGTGGAGGACGAGATCGTCGGGCTCGTCGACCGACGGGATCTCTCCCGAGCCATCGACGAGGAGGTCCGACGAGAGGTGCTCCACGGCCACCGTCGGCTCGAACGCGAGGCGCCCTCCGCGGTCACGTGGCATGAGCCGCGGCACGATCGTGTTCGGCTCGGCGTCCGCGCCCTCGTCGTCGCTCGCGGCATCGAGGTACGAGCCACGCGGCACGATGGTCGCGTCGTCGAGGCTCGCCGGGATCTCCTCGGACACGGTCGAAGCTCCCGCGCCCTCCAGCCACGGGTCGTCGACGACCGTCGCCATCGGCCGCCGACCGGGCATCGTCACGGCCACACGAGGGACATACGCCCCCTCGGGGCTCGGCGGCGCGCTCGACACGACGCCATCGAGCAGCTCGCTCGGATCCCACGTGCCGGCGCCACCGTCGTGGATGACCACCGCGGCGTCACGGTAACCCTCGGGCTCCGGGAAGGTCGGTCCCACCGACCGCGCGAGGGGGCTCGGCTCGTCCACGAACCCCGGGGAAGAGCCTCGCGGCCGCACCGGGCCGAGGTCGTTCGACGTGCGCTCCTCGTCGGGAAACGAAGGGCGCCTCGGCGGCGGCACGTCGGTTCGCGTGAACGAGTCGGGCGAAGAATCGGCGCCGGCCTCGGGCGCACGATCGCCCTTCGACTGGCGCGCACGCTCCCGAAGCGCCTCGATGTCGTGCTGGGCGGTGGCTTCGTCGTCGTTGTGGGCCAAGCGTGCTCGGGGCGGGGGTCGGGTCGACCGCGCAGGCTTCGGCGCCACCGGAGCTCTGCGCGTTGCCCTCCGGAGCGTACCACGGGCCCCATGCGCGAGGCCCAATGGACAACACTTCCCCTTACGTAAGGGTCTTGACGCACGCCCAGCCCACCGCTACACCTTCGGAAGCCTCACCCTTACGTGTGAGTTCAGCCCATGCAGGTCCGCCTCCCCCTCCTCAAGCCTCCCGCCGAGCTCGTCCCCCAAGGGAGCGAGGCCGGCCCGCTTCTGCAAGTTGGCGATTTGGCTAGGGAATGTGGCAAGACGGTCCGCGCGATCCACCTCTACGAAGAGCTCGGGTTGCTCGTCCCGCAGGCCAGGTCCAAGGGGCGGTACCGCCTCTACGCGAGCTCGGCGGTCGTTCGGATCCGGTGGATCGGCAAGCTCCAAGACATGGGCTTCAGCCTGACCGACATTCAGAGCCTCGTCCGCGACTGGGACGACCAGCGGTCGGCCGCGCGCACCATGGCGAAGATGCGCGAGCTCTACGCGAAGAAGCTCGCCGAGACGCAGGCCCACATCGCGCGGCTCAGGGAGCTGGAACGCGAGATCGTGAGCAGCATCGATTACCTCGACACGTGCGACGTGTGCGATCCCGAGCGGCTCGTCGCGTCGTGCACCTCGTGCGAGCACCACGCCCACGGCACGGCCGTCCCCGAGCTCGTCTCGGGCTACTCCGTCGCCGCGGTCCCCCAAGCCTTCGCCTCCACGCCCGACCTGTCGGCCCGTGACCTTTCCGTCCGCGACCTCGACGCGACTCAAGAAGCGTCCCCCACCCCGCGTGCGCCGAAGGGCGCGCGGCTCGACCCCTGAGAGAAGCCATGTCGCTCACCTTCCCCATCTTCATGGACTACCACTCGACGACGCCGGTCGACCCGCGCGTCCTCGAGGAGATGATGCCGTACTTCACCGAGAAGTTCGGCAACGCCGCGAGCCGCAACCACGCGTTCGGTTGGGTCGCCGAAGAGGCCGTCGACGTGGCGCGCGAGCGTGTCGCGGCCCTCGTGAACGCCCAGAGCGAGAAAGAGATCGTCTTCACGTCGGGCGCGACCGAGAGCAACAACCTCGCCATCAAGGGCGTCGCCGAGTTCTACAAGGACAAGGGCAACCACATCGTCACCACGGTGATCGAGCACAAGGCCGTGCTCGACACGTGCAAGCGCCTCGAGGGCGAGGGCTTCACGGTCACCTACCTCCCCGTGGGCCGTGACGGGCGCGTGTCGGTGGAAGAGCTCGAGAAGGCCCTCACCGAGAAGACGATCCTCGTGTCGGTCATGCTCGCCAACAACGAGATCGGCACCGTGCAGCCGCTCGCCGAGATCGGGAAGCTGACGCGAGCGCGCGGCATCTTGCTCCACACGGACGCCGTGCAGGGCGTCGGCAAGACCCCGTTCGACGTGCAGGCCATGAACGTCGACCTCGCGTCGATGACGGCCCACAAAATGTACGGCCCGAAGGGCGTCG
The DNA window shown above is from Myxococcales bacterium and carries:
- a CDS encoding MerR family transcriptional regulator, producing MQVRLPLLKPPAELVPQGSEAGPLLQVGDLARECGKTVRAIHLYEELGLLVPQARSKGRYRLYASSAVVRIRWIGKLQDMGFSLTDIQSLVRDWDDQRSAARTMAKMRELYAKKLAETQAHIARLRELEREIVSSIDYLDTCDVCDPERLVASCTSCEHHAHGTAVPELVSGYSVAAVPQAFASTPDLSARDLSVRDLDATQEASPTPRAPKGARLDP
- a CDS encoding IscS subfamily cysteine desulfurase, translating into MSLTFPIFMDYHSTTPVDPRVLEEMMPYFTEKFGNAASRNHAFGWVAEEAVDVARERVAALVNAQSEKEIVFTSGATESNNLAIKGVAEFYKDKGNHIVTTVIEHKAVLDTCKRLEGEGFTVTYLPVGRDGRVSVEELEKALTEKTILVSVMLANNEIGTVQPLAEIGKLTRARGILLHTDAVQGVGKTPFDVQAMNVDLASMTAHKMYGPKGVGALYVRRQKPRVRIAAQMDGGGHERGMRSGTLNVPGIVGFGKAAEIMRTEGVAEQARLFALRERLRKRLESELDEVHVNGSLEHRLPGNLNISFAFVEGEAMMMAIKDVAVSSGSACTSASLEPSYVLRALGVGDELAHSSIRFGLGRYTTEAEVDYVAELVVRKVRHLRDMSPLYEMHKEGIDLSKVEWAHH